The genome window cgaagtcaggcgagtgaacctctacaccacgaggcggcttatttaaatttttattttttatttttttttaagttcataaaaatgcgaAAATCTACGctaaaacttgcaagcggagtcaactctgtcttccgcttgctactaggactcagcactgaagaaaaaaactttttttgcatGAGCTTATGCTAAAGTAGTTGCAAGCCATTATGTGTCATGACCTAACCTCACAATGCAGGGTGCATAGTTTGGCCATGTCACAAGGCATTTTGAACCTGTTTCAAATCAATGTGTTCTATTGTACCTTGTTTGACCCAAACGGTGACAGCGGTCCTCAGCCTGCTTATCGTTATAGGGGTTCCAGTCGATGTCGTGCAAGATGACAACATTGGCTGATGTGAGGTTGATACCGAGGCCACCGGCACGAGTTGACAgaagaaatacaaataaattgcTGTCATTGTTGAACTCGTCAATTAGCACAATTCTGGAAGGGACAAGAAGGTATACTCATAATTACAGTTCTCGCATTGTATATGATTTCAAACTTGATCGTCATCTGCAGAAATAGTGTGAGCTGACCTGTCTGCGATTGGTGTGGAGCCATCCAGTCTAATGTAACGATGATTCAGATGTTTCATCAGAATCTCTACAATATCCAGCATCATGGTGAATTGACTGAACAGAACAACTTTGTCTCCCTGTGCAATGATAACAAAACCTTCATGAAGGCAGAATACTTAAATAGTCATTATTTAACCATATTAAATGAAAATGGTGCTGCACATTTTAGAGTTAAGGTTATATCCATTCAGTTTTGATTTACTAGTACTCCACAAGGATACTACTAAGAATATTAAATAATTTGTAACAGTATTACTGTGTGTGATTGCAACCATTAATCTGCATGTGTGTTGCTACAATTTGCAATCAACCTTGTCTTTGAATGATGCAAGCTTCTTTGTCAGCCACTGAAACTTCCCAGAGTCAACGAGAAGGCTGTTTTCTAGCTGGTAGGAGCTGATGGATGTGTATTTTTGACACAGGCAATGGAGTTCAAAGTCAGACATGACTTCCATGTCCTCCTGGATCAATGCTGCACTGGCGTCATTGTGTGTTGGCTCCTAAAAAAGAAGGACAGTGttggaaaatgttttcacaCTAGAAATTGCTCTTTAGCTAACATCTATTACCTTGAGCATGAGTTTACTCATGGTTTTGAGTTTTTCTGTAGTGTAATATTGTCGGTGAAGCAGAGGGTGGTTGGCCATCTTCCTCAACTGCATTATCACATTACACATCTGGCGATCTTTGTGGCCCAAAGTAAAAGAGGTAAAGGTCAGAGAGTGGTTATAACACTTGTGATTGTTGCATGGTGAACATGACTTACTTTCACCAGTGGTGGAAGCCTTGAGTTTTTTCAAGAGTTTCTGGTAGAGGACCTCCTGCTTCTCACTCATGGAGCAGTACTTCACCTTTTCTTTCTTATCAGGCAACTGCTTGAGGACCTGGACATGAAATGAGCAACAAATACTGAAcctttttttctaataaaaacagctgaaacataaaaaataaatgtataaaaaaatgcagacgGGTACAGTATATGCTTGCAAAATTCAGAAGGCAACTAAGTACTTAAATTAAATAAGGACACTAGGCAGACCTCAGCTAGAAAAATTAACAATTCAGTTATTAAGAAATTAAATGGTGAGAAAAACACTGCAACTTCATTTTCAAGAGGGtacattttcaccaaactgGTGTCTTAAagtttaatcagttgattgcaaagAGGTGCTGCTTtattcagaagaaacctcattgattAAACTTTCTgcgctggatcagttggaacaaaaactgaaCCTgtagccctttgtggaatcatTTGGACACCCCAGCTCTAGATCCTTTAGCCCAGAATTGTGCCAAATCAATTTAGCCAATTTAAAAAGCAGCACCCACCATAGTTTTCATTGAAAAGGAATGACAGGAAAACATCATGGATAAAAATGACTTGCCTCATTCTTAACTCTTCGAAGGATAAAAGGTTTCATTATGCGTTTGGCTTCAGAGATGCGATCTTTCTCGAATTGACTCTGTTCCGCATGGGACTtctacagagaaaaaaaaagaatcgttGTGGAAGAGGAAGAATCTAGCGAATGTgtgttctcatttttttttaaactgtattttGAGAAGAGCCACTGAAATACCATAGAAAACATCTTGGAGAGCTGCAGGGTGGAGCTGGCGAACAAGGACGGCATGATGAAGTTGAGAAGTGACATCAGCTCCAGGAGGTTGTTTTGCAAAGGTGTGCCAGTGAGTAGCAGGCGATGCTCCGCCTGAACGCATTAAGAAGGAATTAAATTAATGACATAATTGCTTCAGTTAAATTGATTCACTGGCGTGCTGGTCTCAATATCCAAGTTGTGCATACTACataattcaaatcattttgtgtgtgtcattttgagaactgcattaaaaaaataccagtgAACTCACATTGATGGCCATGAGATTTCGATACCGCAATGAGTTCATGTTCTTGAGCATGTGACCTTCGTCGAAAATGGCGTATGTAATGCGCAGCTTGCGGAACAGACTACGATCACTGTTACTCCCAATGGCAAAATTGTACCTGGTCAAAGGGGGTggcaaagttaaaaaaaggaaacacgTTTAAAATAAGATTTTCATAAACTGAGTTAGTTACTCACGTAGTGACAAGGACGTTAAATTCAACCTCATCGTTCAGGATGTCATGCTTAAGGAAATGGCGGTCTTCCATAGATCCTGTGTGTGACAAAAGCTGACTCAAAAAtaggaacaaaataaataaaataaaaaacactcaaaacttTGGTGCTATTCCTGAACGCACAAACATTTTTAAGCAAAAACACAGACAGTCATAGCACTGCACAAACTGCATTTGGATGTAAAATGATTTATATGTAAAAGTAAAGCACCATACCATAATAAACTAATACTTTCAGAGTGGGACACCATGCGCTCAGCTCCCTGACCCAGTTATCTgtaaaacaatacaaacaaCATCAAAGAAATTGTATGATAGACAAATGTTTGGTTTTCATGTGCTACTTTTAAAATAGACTATTCCCAGGTTGGGTTTTAAAGCTGACTCCATGCATTTACAATGCTTGGTTGTTTTATAGAAtttcaaaaaaggaatgaattatTATGTTGAAGATGATAAAAATGTTGGAGTGACTCATATAAAACATGGGCAATCTCTTGTAATAAACTATCAGCATCAAATCATGTGTATAGTACACTAAATGTGTATAGTATATGTTACCAAGGGTGGAGGCAGGGACAGTAATGAGGTGAGGACCCTCTATTCCTTTCTGCAATAAATCCGCCAAGAAGGCAATAGCTTGGATGGTCTTTCCCAAACCCTGAGCAGAAGAAATATAACTTGTAAGAGTATGAAATTAACCACTTTCAGACTGCCTTTCTTGTATGTTTATTCTAAACAAGAATGTCAATGTCACTTTCAAGAATGTCGATGGGAGGATAGTGTTATCCTCCCACATCAGGAACGGGATgctcttttcatttttctaacTCTCATGGTCAATGCTGTATTAGTATTGGTTAGGGGTAGATCTGATATCTGTGTGGCATGTGTCTTACCATCTCATCAGCAAGGATGCCGCTTAGCTTGTGCTCGTGCAGAAGCTGCAGCCATTTCAGACCTATAAACTGATGGGGTTTAAGCTCGAACCTGGAAGAGAATATATTTAGCGTGTGGGACAAAAAAGCAAGGAAATGGCAATGTTTCATTATAATCTGGAGTGCATGCCACTCACTGGCTATTTAGCAAGCTTGGCTGTTGCATTTTTCCAGAGCCAGCCTTCATCACTTCTGTGACCTGTTTGACCATCTTCGAGGAAATGGTCTCACATTTTGACATGAGTCTCCTTACAATAGTGCGCTCCTTAAGAACCGTTTTGCAGTCCATAAGCAGATCCTCTGAGAGCCCGTTGTCCTTTTGCATTACACTCGTCTtgagtaaaagaaaaaatggatggtGGTAAGAGAAGAACAATATAGGATTTCAATTCTGTTGTGATCAATCTTACATTTAACAGATTATTGAGGGCATAGTTTGTATAGCTCACAACTACAGAAACCAGGGTACACCAATCACAGGTACAATAAGACCAAAACCTTGCACACAAAGATGCATTTTTTGGGACTACAGAAGGAAAGCACCCggcaaaaacccacacatgGGGACACCATTCAAACCCTACACAGGTCCCAGCATTGAACCCTTGATTGAAATTGTGACGTGGAACCCTAACCCCAGTGCTGACCACTCCACCCGCGAGCCACCTAAGTATTAACTCTCATAGTGAAAATTACAAAGGAACCTATATTAATTCTTtcacagtttgtggtaaaaattgagtttttctttttctttttgaaagtgAGATGATGTTTTCTGTTATTGCAATTGAGTAAGATGCACCTATTGAATATGCTTCCTTAGAAATAGAACAGCTAAATATCTTACCAGGCTTCGCCAGTTTTTAAAGGGTCGCAGCTCAATGATTTTACTGGCTTTTTTAACGGAACACCTAGAAATAAGGGTCAGTTCATTGATGGTGGCCTCCTGAAAGAACTTGAGGATCTCCAACTTCCTGCCTCCAATATTTGCCATTGCGTCATCGTAGTTGTCCGAGTCACTGTCTGATGCATTCTCATCGCCGCTATCAGAACTCAGGCTTTCTTCAGAGGCGCGGGCTTTGagctttctttcttttgctcGCTTTTTGGCCAAACTGGTCCCACTGTCAAACTTAGACAGGGTTTTCCCAGAAGATAATGAGGTGGAGGAGCAGGATGGCTTCTCATGTGTAGTTTTCTTGACTGGTAACTCGCTTCTTGTAATCCACGAGGAGAGGGTGCTGTTGGAATGTTTGATCTCTTCTTCAGACGAATAGTCTTGACTGTCAATTGTAGCATCTGAATTGTCACTATCACTTAAGTTGTTGTGCATGTTCACTTTGGCATCTATTTCACTAAACGCAAACTGGTGCAACTTGCTTTGCTTCTTTACAGACTTCTCTTTGCTTTTGGTAGGTTTTGGTGTATCTTTTGACAAGATGAAGCAGGTGTCTGCTGTAAGTTACACAAAAGACAGTCCACATCAGGAAAGATGGACATGATGTAGGTGacagaaaaatgaaagaaagtatATGTTGGAACTGACCTGGGTCAGAGAACATCTTTAGAACATCTTTAGCCTCGACAACATCCCAGTTGTGTTCCTGAAGCACCGACCGCAGTTCCTACAGTAAGGCAGTGAGGTTTACATCAAAACATTTACCAAAAAAATCATCTAACAACAGAAGAGGAAATCTACCAGCTCAAGTGTAATTATTGTTATCTACCTTATCAGACTTTGCTAACGAAGCTTTCCCTGATAGATGCGTAAATCAATTTTTGCTACTTAGTAAAAATTTGCTACTACTGTTTTCCTATATCAGCATTATAGTTGTGACCATCTAATCATGGTAACATTACCAAAGGAATAAATCTTTATGCTTCTCTTTATGGGGATGTTCCAATGCACCTATCAAAAATGCTCTGTCCTCAATACATTAATAGAGCTATCATCTTCACCTCAATAACTgtgaaaatatttacagctaCTTTGTATGCATTTTTGTTACTTTTCGGCGGGATCATATTTTGATGGTTCCTTTGCACCCTATCAAATGAATTGTGTTAAGTCACTGAATTTTGAGTATGTGGACAAATGCAGCAATAAAACTTTGCCCAAAATACAAATGACATAagcgcgcatgcgcagaactaCAAAAGAGCAATTTCTGATGGGTTTCAAAAAAGGACACAAGAGCAGCTGCAGTGGCTATTTCTAGAAAAGAGCTCAACTATCTAGCCTTTCCAGTTATAGCCAACGTGAagtgaaaataatgaaaacacgAAGTGAAAATTTAACAGAAAATGTAGGGAACATACaggaattttttttagttgtttacGTGCAATCGTGTGGTGAATGTTCACTGATCCCAAGACAGGCGGGGAGCGTTTGCTGCTCAGACTTTCACTTTTCATTCTCGTCGCCACCGAAACGAAATGGGTGGACTTTAACCTCAGCGATTCATCTGTGTAGTATTTTTGTGTGAGTTTTTACCTCTTTGTCCTGATTGGGAAACTTCTTCTGTAGTTTTTTGACCATTTCCTCCTTTTTCTCCCAAGTTGGTTCGTCTTCATCAGAATCCTCGGTAGTGTCATCAGACACCTTGTTTAATTGCCAAAAGCGAAGGAGAAAATTATTGCTTTCTAGATTTTTGTCAAACAAGCATGCATTATGAAGAAGCAAAACAAGGAGGCTTGCAATGACATGAGCAATGCAAGTTCAAAGATGGGCTGAAGATGATAAAATTCAGAACCATTATACAATTAAATTTTAACATTCAGAACATGCAAGAAAAAATGCAGCTGAAGGTCTTGTCTTTGATTTCTAAAGGCAGTACGTATTGTTTAAGTCTAGTTGGTTACAAGCATAAGAATCTAATTCAACAGAatttttgtccaattttttcCCAAACGTAATTGGAGCAATTGTTCTCTCACCACAAATTCTTTTCTCCTTTTGTTTGGTTGAGTTTCATTGCTCTCCAGTGAGCTGTCAGATACCTCGGACTTTCTGTTCTTGACACTATCTTggcctgaaaaaataaaaacacagttaACTAGTGACACTtggccttatagtgcggaaaatacggtaggcttTTGTCTGGAAAATGAAAGAGTTAACCGTTTGGATTTGGGCTCCGTCCCTGAAATAGTGTTAAATGAGTACCTACTGTatttattgcaatattttctTGTTAGATCTGAATTGTCTAATTAAAATGgcctggacaaaaaaaaaactattcataCCGTCATCATCACTTATCAGCACAAACGCACCATCCACTCCATCCATCGTACTGGTATTTTCAGCATCCTGGGAATGCAATGCAATATATCGTAGAGTAAATTTTggttattctttcattcattttttataccgcttatccttaca of Stigmatopora argus isolate UIUO_Sarg chromosome 5, RoL_Sarg_1.0, whole genome shotgun sequence contains these proteins:
- the LOC144074813 gene encoding SWI/SNF-related matrix-associated actin-dependent regulator of chromatin subfamily A containing DEAD/H box 1A-like, producing MSQFNLGRFRFQKSSPSKGQNTCSESEKENKPAQMKSSKSHFSKSHQQGVVFEDSSDDEARRKINFSKKSREPVVKPSTHVTQDESKEKKSQELKLAELFPQLSRKKVSEVVGSTSTLDGAIATCLLISDDEDKDCLRKRKQDFSNSSKDIGTTQRYRKRKQTEDAENTSTMDGVDGAFVLISDDDGQDSVKNRKSEVSDSSLESNETQPNKRRKEFVVSDDTTEDSDEDEPTWEKKEEMVKKLQKKFPNQDKEELRSVLQEHNWDVVEAKDVLKMFSDPADTCFILSKDTPKPTKSKEKSVKKQSKLHQFAFSEIDAKVNMHNNLSDSDNSDATIDSQDYSSEEEIKHSNSTLSSWITRSELPVKKTTHEKPSCSSTSLSSGKTLSKFDSGTSLAKKRAKERKLKARASEESLSSDSGDENASDSDSDNYDDAMANIGGRKLEILKFFQEATINELTLISRCSVKKASKIIELRPFKNWRSLTSVMQKDNGLSEDLLMDCKTVLKERTIVRRLMSKCETISSKMVKQVTEVMKAGSGKMQQPSLLNSQFELKPHQFIGLKWLQLLHEHKLSGILADEMGLGKTIQAIAFLADLLQKGIEGPHLITVPASTLDNWVRELSAWCPTLKVLVYYGSMEDRHFLKHDILNDEVEFNVLVTTYNFAIGSNSDRSLFRKLRITYAIFDEGHMLKNMNSLRYRNLMAINAEHRLLLTGTPLQNNLLELMSLLNFIMPSLFASSTLQLSKMFSMKSHAEQSQFEKDRISEAKRIMKPFILRRVKNEVLKQLPDKKEKVKYCSMSEKQEVLYQKLLKKLKASTTGENRQMCNVIMQLRKMANHPLLHRQYYTTEKLKTMSKLMLKEPTHNDASAALIQEDMEVMSDFELHCLCQKYTSISSYQLENSLLVDSGKFQWLTKKLASFKDKGDKVVLFSQFTMMLDIVEILMKHLNHRYIRLDGSTPIADRIVLIDEFNNDSNLFVFLLSTRAGGLGINLTSANVVILHDIDWNPYNDKQAEDRCHRLGQTRTVRVIKLISKDSIEDGILQLGQKKLKLEQDMIAAEQCGEGSIPEDMASLLKASLGL